Proteins encoded together in one Acidobacteriota bacterium window:
- a CDS encoding NifB/NifX family molybdenum-iron cluster-binding protein, protein MRIAISTDGDFVSAHFGRCPTFTLVDIENGKVTKRTEVANPGHQPGAIPQFLHQKGANCIVCGGMGQRAMAFFEEYDIQTIVGVSGKIDEVIGKLLKGTLEGGESLCKPGAGKGYILDKTECDHPHKEG, encoded by the coding sequence ATGCGTATAGCTATATCTACAGACGGAGATTTTGTATCAGCACATTTTGGCAGGTGTCCAACTTTCACTTTGGTTGATATTGAAAACGGCAAGGTAACCAAGAGGACAGAGGTCGCAAACCCGGGGCATCAGCCAGGTGCTATCCCCCAGTTTTTACATCAAAAAGGCGCCAATTGCATTGTTTGTGGTGGCATGGGACAGCGAGCAATGGCATTTTTTGAGGAATACGACATCCAAACAATTGTTGGAGTAAGCGGAAAAATTGATGAAGTAATTGGAAAGCTTCTAAAAGGCACCTTGGAAGGCGGAGAAAGCTTATGTAAACCCGGTGCCGGCAAGGGTTATATTTTAGATAAGACTGAATGTGACCATCCACACAAAGAGGGATAG
- a CDS encoding DUF5320 domain-containing protein codes for MTLPGFDGTGPCGLGPMTGHGMGYCVIKLDSKDIKNKVSKGKEVFGMPRGGGTGPMGLGPMTGRAAGYCAGYSVPGYMNPIPGRGYFGRGRGFVGRGGGRGFRHWYYATGLPGWARAAMWYPAFGGWLNPALYPYGAEITPKQEADILRNQAEILKKELEDIQSRVEALEKLQTHEEKNE; via the coding sequence ATGACTTTGCCAGGTTTTGATGGGACAGGACCTTGTGGATTAGGGCCGATGACGGGTCATGGTATGGGGTATTGCGTAATTAAATTGGATTCTAAAGACATTAAAAATAAAGTAAGCAAAGGGAAGGAGGTGTTTGGTATGCCAAGAGGAGGCGGAACTGGTCCGATGGGCTTAGGCCCGATGACCGGAAGAGCAGCAGGTTACTGCGCAGGTTATTCTGTGCCCGGCTATATGAATCCGATCCCCGGCAGAGGTTATTTTGGCAGAGGAAGAGGATTTGTCGGCCGTGGTGGTGGCAGAGGCTTCAGACATTGGTATTATGCCACTGGTCTTCCTGGTTGGGCGAGAGCAGCTATGTGGTATCCTGCTTTTGGTGGTTGGCTAAACCCAGCTTTGTATCCTTACGGAGCTGAGATTACTCCCAAGCAGGAAGCAGATATCTTAAGAAATCAGGCTGAGATTTTAAAGAAAGAGCTTGAAGATATCCAGAGTCGAGTAGAGGCCTTAGAAAAACTCCAAACTCATGAAGAGAAAAATGAGTAA
- a CDS encoding Fur family transcriptional regulator: MPKRDYIEPPWWHGKFRGCGYRLTLGREAILGVLAKSEKHLSAEDIYMKIHPRHPNIGLTTIYRTLDVLSSLGMVYKLDFGDGRARYEFAEGPKGAHHHHHLVCTGCNRVIDYTDFIDDEIELLNQTERGLSKKYSFKITNHLIQFYGLCERCIGKK, encoded by the coding sequence ATGCCGAAAAGAGATTATATTGAGCCACCGTGGTGGCACGGAAAATTTAGAGGATGTGGCTATAGGCTTACTTTAGGCCGAGAAGCAATTCTTGGAGTTTTAGCAAAATCAGAAAAACACTTGAGCGCGGAAGATATTTATATGAAGATTCACCCTCGTCATCCCAATATCGGCTTAACCACTATTTATAGGACATTAGATGTTTTATCCAGCCTGGGCATGGTTTACAAGCTTGATTTTGGAGATGGAAGAGCGCGCTATGAATTTGCTGAAGGGCCTAAGGGGGCGCATCATCACCACCATTTGGTTTGCACTGGCTGTAACAGGGTTATAGATTATACAGATTTTATAGATGATGAAATTGAACTTCTTAATCAGACAGAGAGGGGTTTATCAAAGAAATACAGCTTTAAAATCACAAATCACTTAATCCAGTTTTACGGCTTATGTGAAAGATGTATCGGGAAGAAATAA
- a CDS encoding DUF488 domain-containing protein encodes MIRTKRIYDRPDKGDGFRILVDRLWPRGLSKDKAKVDLWLKDIAPSNELRRWFSHDINKWTEFQKRYEQELESKEELINKIRKIEKENKTVTLLYSAKDTSYNNAVVLRDYLKS; translated from the coding sequence GTGATAAGAACAAAGAGGATCTATGACAGGCCTGATAAAGGTGATGGGTTCAGGATCCTGGTGGACAGGCTATGGCCTAGAGGCCTGTCCAAGGATAAAGCTAAGGTTGATTTGTGGCTGAAAGATATAGCTCCCAGCAATGAATTAAGGAGATGGTTTTCACATGATATTAATAAGTGGACAGAGTTTCAAAAGAGATACGAACAGGAGCTAGAAAGTAAAGAAGAACTGATAAATAAAATTAGAAAGATTGAAAAAGAGAATAAAACCGTGACGTTGTTGTATTCTGCAAAAGACACTTCGTATAATAATGCTGTTGTCTTGAGAGATTATTTGAAAAGCTAA
- a CDS encoding DUF302 domain-containing protein, which translates to MAVKGFEQKPLKIIEICSGKYANQFLNKNRLISLCMPCKINVLEEDGKVKIAGMKPTMISQFFPEVTKKEAEEVEKDIKEIVDNAK; encoded by the coding sequence TTGGCAGTAAAAGGTTTTGAACAGAAACCATTGAAAATAATTGAAATCTGCTCTGGAAAATACGCTAATCAATTCTTGAATAAAAATAGACTAATCTCTCTTTGTATGCCCTGTAAGATCAATGTGTTGGAAGAAGATGGGAAAGTCAAGATTGCTGGAATGAAACCGACTATGATTTCACAATTCTTCCCAGAAGTGACAAAAAAAGAAGCTGAAGAAGTAGAGAAAGATATTAAAGAAATTGTTGATAATGCCAAGTGA
- a CDS encoding threonyl-tRNA synthetase editing domain-containing protein, which produces MPSDKMKLLMLHAKQFWYKPHIGLADAKSGDISNAIIAFIHVEENDMDKDEVIDKAVGNLRWLAKKNEIDKIVLHSFAHLSNSKSDPETANSIIQKIGEELKKNFTVHIVPFGQFYEFSIHVLGPSLAKVFKDI; this is translated from the coding sequence ATGCCAAGTGATAAAATGAAATTGTTAATGCTTCATGCCAAACAATTTTGGTATAAACCACACATAGGTCTAGCAGATGCCAAGAGTGGTGATATAAGTAATGCTATTATTGCATTTATTCATGTTGAAGAAAACGATATGGACAAAGATGAGGTCATAGATAAGGCTGTTGGAAATTTGCGGTGGTTAGCTAAGAAGAATGAAATAGATAAAATAGTTCTTCATTCTTTTGCTCACTTGTCAAACAGCAAATCTGACCCAGAAACTGCAAATAGTATAATTCAAAAAATAGGAGAAGAATTAAAGAAGAATTTCACAGTCCACATTGTGCCATTTGGTCAGTTTTATGAGTTTTCAATTCATGTGCTTGGTCCATCTTTGGCAAAAGTGTTCAAAGACATATAG
- a CDS encoding thioredoxin family protein encodes MEIKVLDFTGKWCSTCIVLDRLLESEIIPKYKDKVKFIKIYIEENEKLTNQYEILSVPTLILLKNDNEIWRKSGSITKDEVIKELNSVVK; translated from the coding sequence ATGGAAATAAAAGTGTTAGATTTCACAGGAAAGTGGTGTTCGACTTGTATTGTTTTGGATAGATTATTAGAATCTGAAATAATTCCAAAATATAAAGATAAAGTGAAATTTATTAAAATTTATATCGAGGAAAATGAAAAATTGACAAACCAATATGAAATTCTTTCTGTACCTACTTTAATTCTTCTGAAAAATGACAATGAAATCTGGAGAAAAAGCGGTTCGATAACTAAAGATGAGGTAATCAAAGAACTGAATAGTGTGGTAAAATGA
- a CDS encoding Uxx-star family glutaredoxin-like (seleno)protein, translating to MNKPKVKIYTTNSCPYCQLAKDFLRERGIKFDEINVEFDQKAASEMIEKSGQMGVPVIDINGTIIIGFDREAILRALK from the coding sequence ATGAATAAACCAAAAGTCAAAATTTACACTACAAACTCTTGTCCATATTGCCAGTTAGCCAAAGATTTTCTAAGAGAGAGGGGTATAAAATTCGATGAGATAAATGTTGAATTTGATCAAAAGGCTGCTAGTGAAATGATAGAAAAATCAGGACAAATGGGAGTTCCTGTTATTGACATAAACGGGACAATTATTATTGGTTTTGATAGGGAGGCAATTTTGAGGGCATTGAAATGA
- a CDS encoding class I SAM-dependent methyltransferase — protein MKDYVICNSLHEKIGNVDRVLDVGCGDGYLVNCLAKKLNRKVTGFDISDEGFTKSHEKCKQFNTCSLIECVKGNAHKITKFFVNEEFDVVTLIYTLHHIKKPAIALKQIRKILKNGGKIVIGDYWFTERKKKRNCFRFTLKDIHNLLKEQGFRYLGEDRIGKDFVMVIGEK, from the coding sequence ATGAAAGATTATGTTATCTGTAATTCACTTCATGAGAAGATAGGAAATGTAGACAGGGTACTTGATGTAGGTTGTGGCGATGGATATCTCGTTAATTGTTTGGCCAAAAAACTTAATAGAAAGGTTACTGGCTTTGATATTTCAGATGAAGGATTTACTAAGTCGCATGAAAAATGTAAGCAATTCAATACGTGCAGTTTGATAGAATGTGTAAAAGGAAATGCACACAAAATCACAAAATTTTTTGTAAACGAAGAGTTTGATGTTGTTACATTAATATACACTCTTCATCACATAAAAAAGCCAGCCATTGCACTGAAACAAATAAGAAAAATACTAAAAAATGGTGGGAAGATTGTGATAGGTGATTATTGGTTTACTGAGAGGAAAAAGAAAAGAAATTGCTTTAGGTTTACACTAAAAGATATTCATAATTTGCTTAAAGAACAAGGATTTAGATATCTCGGTGAGGACAGGATTGGAAAAGACTTTGTTATGGTTATTGGAGAGAAATGA
- a CDS encoding CoA-binding protein has translation MVINEGIKIKEILQKSKTIAIVGCSRDPEKDAHKVPKYLKEHGYKIIPINPSADEILGERVYKTLSEIKEPIDIVDIFRPSEECLGVVKEAIKIKPKVIWMQLGIKNEEAAKLAEKKGIEIVMDKCIMIEHKHLIK, from the coding sequence ATGGTTATAAATGAAGGTATAAAAATCAAAGAAATTCTGCAAAAGTCTAAAACGATAGCAATAGTCGGATGTTCCAGAGACCCAGAGAAAGATGCTCATAAAGTCCCAAAATATCTGAAAGAACATGGTTATAAAATTATTCCCATAAATCCATCTGCAGATGAAATTCTAGGTGAAAGAGTTTACAAAACTCTATCCGAGATTAAAGAACCTATTGACATCGTGGATATTTTCAGGCCAAGTGAAGAGTGCTTGGGTGTTGTAAAAGAAGCCATCAAGATAAAGCCTAAAGTTATATGGATGCAATTAGGTATCAAAAACGAAGAGGCTGCTAAATTAGCAGAAAAGAAAGGAATAGAAATTGTCATGGACAAATGCATCATGATTGAACATAAACATCTGATAAAATAA
- a CDS encoding Nif3-like dinuclear metal center hexameric protein, translated as MKEKFESAIGHKTSLYKYGDDDIKSGIVALIAGGGNDIEMLKEIVKEKVNVLITGVTIKNDYSKKAHEFAKQNNINLLGGTHYSTEKFACIAMCEYFKKLGLPSEFIKDKPMMEDL; from the coding sequence TTGAAAGAAAAATTTGAATCTGCCATAGGACACAAAACAAGTTTATACAAATATGGAGACGATGATATAAAAAGTGGAATTGTTGCACTCATCGCAGGGGGAGGGAATGATATTGAAATGCTTAAAGAAATTGTCAAAGAAAAAGTAAATGTTTTGATAACTGGCGTTACAATAAAAAACGACTATTCAAAAAAGGCCCATGAATTTGCAAAACAAAATAACATCAATCTTCTTGGTGGAACTCATTATTCAACAGAAAAGTTTGCTTGTATAGCAATGTGTGAATATTTTAAGAAACTTGGGTTGCCTTCTGAATTTATAAAAGATAAACCTATGATGGAAGATTTGTAA
- a CDS encoding transposase, translated as MADSNFSFNLDTVLSSVFPNTPHKTPKYGANSFHLHFLTTEGGRDKDGRFHKVSHFDDAILAQFFSREVFLLLLKEGFINLELVREILLWRHSGFNVHSKVRARTKKEEEEEEEEEEEEEEEEEEEERVGKYMIRPLLSLERLSFEEKEGKVSYQHGKKSAEQEKMDYLVVYKFGGKVR; from the coding sequence ATGGCAGATTCAAATTTTTCTTTCAATTTAGATACTGTTTTAAGTTCGGTTTTTCCAAATACTCCACACAAAACACCAAAATATGGAGCAAATAGTTTTCATCTTCATTTTCTCACTACTGAGGGAGGGCGAGATAAAGATGGCAGGTTTCATAAAGTTTCACACTTTGATGATGCCATATTAGCTCAGTTCTTTTCCCGAGAGGTCTTCTTACTGCTCCTTAAAGAAGGCTTTATCAACCTGGAGCTGGTGCGAGAGATTCTTCTCTGGCGACACAGTGGTTTCAATGTTCACTCAAAAGTTCGAGCAAGAACAAAGAAAGAAGAAGAAGAAGAAGAAGAAGAAGAAGAAGAAGAAGAAGAAGAAGAAGAAGAAGAAGAGAGAGTTGGCAAGTACATGATAAGACCTTTGTTATCTTTAGAAAGATTAAGCTTTGAAGAGAAAGAAGGCAAGGTGAGCTACCAACATGGGAAAAAGAGTGCAGAGCAAGAGAAGATGGATTATCTGGTAGTGTATAAATTTGGGGGAAAAGTCAGGTAA
- a CDS encoding glycosyl hydrolase: protein MVNISSFLKRKIIFFLMLIFAVFLYPKEKIKIDSSTFGDIKARCIGPAAMSGRITDIDCVQGDPRIIYVGTAGGGIWKSLNGGTTFTPLFEKYTMSIGCITIDQSNSDTVWAGTGEINVRNTVSVGTGLYKTLDGGKNWEFVGFKDSERISEVIVHPKDSKIVYVGVLGHLWNSNEERGVYKTTDGGKTWKRILYVDENTGCGDLAIDPQEPDVIYAAMWQVRRKPYFFASGGPGSGFYKSTDGGKTWKRIKKGLPDGDLGRIAFDVAPSRPGTLYGIFEAKETALYRSDDMGESWVKINSSFGVKVRPFYLAEIKVDPKDHNRAYNMSMILFMSEDGGKTFSNPIISGLRGISFSVHPDHQALWINPNNPEHILLGTDGGVYVSYDRAKNFKLLSNLPVSQFYHVSFDMKIPYNVYGGLQDNGSWCGPSRNFSPFGIQNKDWQNVGGGDGFHAFSDPSNPEIVYNEWQGGRLQRYNKKTGEMKDIRPLPKKGEPKYRFNWNTPVTISPNDPKVIYIGAQFLFKSRDRGDSWERISPDLTTNDPEKQRQAESGGLTIDNTTAENHCTIFTISESPFDSNVIWVGTDDGNLQLTRDGGKTWTNVVGNILNLPPNTWCSHVEAGPHNPGTAYVAFDGHQTGDMKPYVYKTSDFGKTWVSMVTDEIEGYCHVIREDLVNPELLFLGTELGLFISVDGGKQWAHFKEQFPKVAIRDIAIHPRDHDVILATHGLGIWIIDDITPLRNLTREILNSDVAILQSRPSIVSIPAYLQEFPGDDGFFGSNPPGGAVITYYLKKRHIFGDLKLEIYDAEGKLIKSLPTGKRRGINRVYWNMRLKAPKVAAAPALAPRILTGPMVPEGTYKVKLTKEEKIYTNEIKLIPDPLTEHSPEDRKLQYETVMKLYRMQERLAYIADTIADIKEQSDKRVKELEKMKGKDKGLISQLKEFSKKLESLHRNLVQSGGIFGEPKLRERVIDLYGSVSGYGGRPTESQLTYLSVLEEEIKKAEIKFKSITEKELLSLNSQLSKKKLSSIHGMSEEDYTKKSEEK from the coding sequence ATGGTTAATATTTCAAGCTTTCTTAAAAGAAAAATAATATTTTTTCTCATGTTGATATTTGCTGTGTTTTTATATCCTAAAGAGAAAATAAAAATCGATTCTTCAACTTTTGGTGACATCAAAGCTCGATGTATTGGACCTGCTGCGATGAGTGGCCGTATCACTGACATTGATTGTGTTCAAGGCGACCCGAGAATAATTTATGTAGGAACTGCAGGAGGAGGCATATGGAAATCTTTAAATGGAGGAACTACTTTTACACCTTTATTCGAGAAATACACAATGTCCATAGGATGCATTACCATTGACCAGTCTAACTCGGATACAGTATGGGCAGGAACAGGAGAAATTAACGTAAGGAACACTGTGTCTGTCGGCACTGGTCTTTATAAAACATTAGATGGAGGAAAAAATTGGGAATTTGTTGGATTTAAAGATTCTGAAAGAATCAGTGAAGTAATTGTCCATCCTAAAGATTCTAAAATTGTTTATGTGGGCGTTCTTGGGCATCTATGGAATTCAAATGAGGAAAGAGGAGTTTATAAAACAACTGACGGAGGGAAAACATGGAAAAGAATTCTGTATGTGGATGAAAATACTGGCTGCGGTGATCTGGCAATCGACCCTCAGGAGCCCGATGTAATTTATGCAGCTATGTGGCAGGTTAGGAGAAAGCCCTACTTTTTTGCCTCAGGAGGCCCAGGCAGTGGATTTTATAAATCTACTGATGGAGGAAAAACTTGGAAGAGAATAAAGAAAGGACTTCCTGATGGTGACCTTGGACGAATTGCCTTTGATGTAGCTCCCTCACGGCCAGGCACTTTATATGGAATTTTCGAAGCTAAAGAAACAGCTCTTTATCGTTCAGATGATATGGGTGAGAGCTGGGTTAAAATTAATTCGAGTTTTGGTGTTAAAGTCCGTCCTTTCTACTTGGCTGAGATAAAAGTAGATCCCAAAGATCATAATAGGGCATACAATATGAGTATGATTCTTTTCATGAGTGAAGATGGAGGTAAAACTTTTAGCAATCCCATTATCTCAGGATTGAGGGGGATATCCTTTAGCGTTCACCCTGATCATCAGGCTTTATGGATTAATCCAAATAACCCCGAGCACATCCTTTTAGGAACTGATGGAGGAGTTTATGTTTCCTATGATCGAGCGAAAAATTTTAAACTTCTGAGCAACCTTCCGGTTTCCCAGTTCTATCATGTGAGTTTCGACATGAAAATTCCATACAATGTTTATGGGGGTCTTCAGGATAATGGTTCCTGGTGTGGTCCATCTCGAAATTTTAGTCCATTCGGCATACAGAATAAAGATTGGCAGAATGTCGGTGGAGGAGATGGATTCCATGCGTTTTCAGACCCATCCAACCCTGAGATTGTCTATAACGAATGGCAGGGAGGTAGACTTCAGAGATACAATAAAAAGACTGGTGAAATGAAAGATATCCGCCCCCTTCCAAAAAAAGGTGAACCTAAATATCGCTTCAACTGGAACACTCCAGTTACTATAAGCCCAAATGACCCGAAAGTTATTTACATAGGTGCTCAATTTCTATTTAAATCCCGAGATAGGGGAGATAGCTGGGAGAGGATTTCTCCAGACCTCACCACAAATGATCCAGAAAAACAGAGACAGGCTGAGTCAGGTGGCTTAACTATTGATAACACAACTGCTGAAAATCATTGTACTATTTTTACAATCTCTGAATCGCCCTTTGATTCTAACGTCATTTGGGTGGGGACTGACGATGGCAATCTCCAGCTTACCCGTGATGGTGGAAAAACCTGGACAAATGTAGTTGGAAATATCCTTAATCTTCCCCCAAACACATGGTGTTCTCATGTTGAAGCAGGACCCCATAATCCTGGCACTGCCTATGTTGCTTTTGATGGCCATCAGACTGGTGACATGAAACCATATGTTTATAAAACTTCAGATTTTGGAAAAACCTGGGTTTCAATGGTTACTGATGAAATTGAGGGTTATTGTCATGTTATTAGGGAAGACCTTGTTAACCCAGAGCTTTTATTTTTAGGAACTGAACTCGGTCTTTTTATTTCAGTTGACGGCGGTAAGCAGTGGGCTCATTTCAAGGAACAATTTCCTAAAGTTGCGATTCGTGACATTGCTATCCATCCCCGTGACCATGATGTTATTCTTGCCACCCATGGGTTGGGTATATGGATAATTGATGATATAACACCGTTGAGAAACCTTACCAGGGAGATTCTCAATAGCGATGTAGCGATTCTTCAATCGCGGCCTTCTATAGTTTCAATTCCTGCCTATCTTCAGGAATTTCCAGGAGATGATGGATTTTTCGGTTCAAATCCGCCTGGAGGAGCTGTAATTACTTATTACCTCAAAAAAAGACATATTTTTGGAGATTTGAAGCTTGAAATCTATGATGCTGAAGGAAAACTGATAAAGTCCCTGCCAACAGGGAAACGTCGTGGAATTAATCGAGTTTATTGGAATATGCGGCTTAAAGCGCCGAAGGTTGCAGCAGCACCAGCCCTGGCTCCTCGCATTCTCACAGGTCCAATGGTTCCTGAGGGTACATACAAAGTAAAGTTAACTAAAGAAGAGAAGATTTACACAAATGAGATTAAACTCATTCCTGACCCATTAACAGAACACAGCCCTGAGGATCGGAAGCTTCAATATGAAACAGTCATGAAATTATATAGAATGCAGGAGAGGCTTGCCTATATAGCTGATACTATTGCTGATATTAAAGAGCAGTCTGATAAAAGAGTAAAGGAATTAGAAAAAATGAAAGGCAAAGATAAAGGATTGATTTCTCAACTCAAAGAGTTTTCAAAAAAATTAGAGAGCCTTCATCGAAATCTTGTTCAGAGTGGGGGTATTTTCGGTGAACCAAAGCTCAGGGAAAGAGTAATTGATCTTTATGGTTCTGTAAGCGGATACGGAGGTAGACCTACTGAATCCCAACTCACATATCTTTCCGTACTTGAAGAGGAAATCAAAAAAGCAGAAATCAAATTTAAATCGATTACTGAAAAAGAGCTTCTTTCTCTTAATTCTCAACTTTCGAAAAAGAAACTCAGCTCTATTCATGGGATGAGTGAAGAGGATTATACAAAGAAAAGCGAAGAGAAATGA
- a CDS encoding PfkB family carbohydrate kinase → MKINIKKDKDKKIDVLGIGLNAVDFLCVIPSFPEYETKLKMIDYSIQGGGQVATALVALSKWGLKTKYLGKFGSDYFGNFSKKSLEKEDVDVEDSLIIEGARNQIAFIMVDRGTGERTIVWYRDEKLNFFPDDFDVNLILKSKVLLVDGHNEEAAIYYSSFAKENNVPVVADVERVKENTEKLIENVDFLVTSSNFPQEFSGKKDLEKSLKELKKFGPVLVAITLGKDGSIAHYKDEIIRTPGYKIDAVDTTGAGDVFHAGFIYGLLNGFELRELLKFSNAVAALKCREIGGRKGIPSVPEALSFMNKN, encoded by the coding sequence ATGAAGATTAATATAAAAAAAGATAAAGATAAGAAAATAGATGTGCTTGGTATCGGATTGAATGCGGTGGATTTTCTTTGTGTAATTCCTTCTTTTCCTGAGTATGAAACTAAATTGAAGATGATTGATTATTCAATTCAAGGAGGAGGTCAGGTAGCCACAGCTCTTGTAGCTCTGAGCAAATGGGGGCTAAAGACTAAATACCTTGGAAAATTTGGGTCTGATTATTTCGGAAATTTTTCAAAAAAATCCCTTGAAAAAGAGGATGTTGATGTAGAGGATTCCCTGATTATAGAAGGAGCTCGAAATCAAATTGCATTTATTATGGTCGATAGAGGAACTGGCGAGAGAACAATAGTATGGTATAGAGATGAAAAATTAAATTTTTTTCCAGATGATTTTGATGTAAATTTGATTTTAAAGAGTAAAGTTTTGCTCGTAGATGGTCACAATGAAGAAGCGGCAATTTATTATTCTTCTTTTGCAAAAGAAAATAATGTTCCAGTTGTAGCTGATGTAGAAAGAGTAAAAGAAAATACAGAAAAATTAATAGAAAATGTTGACTTTTTGGTCACATCTTCAAACTTTCCCCAAGAATTTTCAGGAAAAAAGGATTTAGAAAAATCGTTAAAAGAGCTTAAAAAGTTTGGCCCTGTTCTGGTTGCAATAACCCTTGGGAAAGATGGTTCTATTGCTCACTATAAAGATGAAATTATCAGAACCCCTGGATATAAAATTGATGCAGTTGACACCACTGGAGCAGGCGATGTCTTTCATGCAGGCTTTATATATGGTCTTTTGAATGGATTTGAACTGAGAGAATTATTAAAATTTTCTAATGCAGTGGCAGCTTTAAAATGCAGAGAAATTGGTGGTCGAAAAGGAATTCCTTCCGTTCCCGAAGCTCTCTCTTTTATGAATAAAAATTAG